One genomic segment of Schistosoma haematobium chromosome 6, whole genome shotgun sequence includes these proteins:
- a CDS encoding hypothetical protein (EggNog:ENOG41KOG1717~COG:V) produces the protein MDRYYNDIYDSGPHFKWITRNNVDMNEENNRHINNDNINYNQFMDSMRFTIQDLVQQESCIGSSNYPVDKPSRLVQIECRKPGCRCVLKNEHALAMKIVPGITLVQAEWLLPNSVVSNNEKSRLNHTSQHIVNNTSNNKNAYNQSLPNFNQIKSSCPHSVVLTSCCPSWFELVRRNVIGPSDNGPQICPEVPVWSSCKAVWRAKPKFILLRKDTQCLFATNTQSLTMSSTELLKKDDRSTITLDADNIGILRPGTVLQLIDCRLCRLVHKEDQISYRLSARHRSKPVSMLQCAVVGGKALAALASSITNLSSQDALNWFSTGPRLVYLSLASKSIMCSPVKTTSTVSANNNYGNHNKNSSQIKLSGNETDYSIFDNGVHSILSLLSTYRLPLITRPVVGLRSSEWFFMGKCRNHSLISNPDSVNMHSLLQIFSCHHGDLIFLEPLSDCTKSVYQNESSNEAIKSRFFVVTTDMLLHHNFLVADSQTCQAYQQQLEIHAFRVSHFLAACHPVQGLTYILKHLEDITHSSNTGPSYIPLTRTLGPITNRFNTIAIQSAISSIAAIASLTMHEESNDIPNDPYQLNEIQPKILNYLTLHNNNNTVSTTATTTTNYHNSSNYNSMHTSSIDINDSYHSANCLINTTNLHTQSSLSSSLFASEVDEMNALCDEIEDIYFYVRNGHFPMQSHSLSSLVHHNQPHHYHRHHYEKRNTYLNNNSSAPISPRLNKLMTNTNMTNQYISNKIINNQSIINEHTIETNNTMENNKKYYKNLEDNYYQLSNFPVKITSKAPVLLIRPKPCHDYHHHRIDENERKGITQLTYTTNQHNNCHTTTTTITDTTITTTTTTITTTSTTTDNNNNSNSNNNNQKSSYFNVYDMSYGNYSFTETPITMKSCHQSIQSLSSTINDHIIKPSQIVDSKPYVLSHTFTPITTINNNNNNSTCRNGSSMAFTPLLYSSTSCNYPNNESFPHSTTIYERGRVSLTVPSLLQANTTITTGYYSTQNITKLNNNNSNNNNNAISCTYLVSQSVQQPSYSGMFSSYCSYLPGLTTTSCSNIMNRSSKPMFTTSALNISSSKHNCIYDRNDNNIEECIYDEPKEEYYSISTPLKQQQQQYKTTCSNNNNNMNTGVLNNSTYDYGYNLSSSNHHSKRHLSLSSSHIHPSINRSMHESNNSLGNVWTSSFSVNNNNNKTSVSTTTNISKSSTTFQSISNMFNDKMTTAVNCIQIIPSMSIPSNVIPHSTITSATTTTTISKNNNNVGYYFTSQDQPSSMTASFRHQSAQNSSSSIQPPPPMPLLYPSPVTTSHTSRLYQSTIISPSIDRKQITARPSYKHVTSTTNLDFGMHHNHSTIPSPLSTMLLLQSPKLKRTELTNSSPDTGIGIESTYDQQTTPCTGGSFMPLNAYHHSLSSSNMAVWLPSEQHCQQCNREDSITKPSTINNRNISYHSSPHKHFTSCKLTTFPVQNNHLMNSTMNIINTTSNHNSNRNQQYAYQF, from the exons ATGGATAGATATTATAATG ATATTTATGATTCTGGACCACATTTCAAATGGATTACTCGTAATAATGTTGATATGAATGAAGAAAACAATCGtcatataaataatgataatataaattataatcaatttATGGATTCAATGCGTTTTACAATTCAAGATCTTGTTCAACAAGAAAGTTGTATTGGTTCATCAAATTATCCAGTTGATAAACCATCACGTCTTGTTCAAATTGAATGTCGTAAACCAGGATGTCGTTGTGTGCTTAAAAATGAACATGCTCTAGCTATGAAAATTGTACCTGGTATAACATTAGTTCAAGCTGAATGGTTATTACCAAATTCTGTTGtttcaaataatgaaaaatcaCGATTGAATCATACTTCTCAACATATTGTAAATAATACATCTAATAATAAGAATGCTTATAACCAGAGTTTACCAAactttaatcaaattaaatcaTCTTGTCCACATTCTGTTGTTCTTACTTCCTGTTGTCCATCTTGGTTCGAATTAGTACGAAGAAATGTTATTGGACCATCCGATAATGGGCCTCAAATCTGTCCAGAAGTTCCTGTTTGGTCAAGTTGTAAAGCAGTTTGGCGAGCCAAACCAAAATTTATTCTATTAAGAAAAGATACTCAGTGTTTATTTGCAACTAATACTCAGTCACTTACCATGAGTTCAACTGAACTACTTAAAAAGGATGATCGTTCCACTATAACATTAGATGCAGATAATATTGGTATTCTTCGACCTGGAACTGTATTACAACTAATTGATTGTCGACTGTGTCGTCTTGTACACAAAGAAGATCAAATTTCTTATCGGCTTTCTGCGCGTCATCGTTCAAAACCAGTTTCTATGCTTCAATGTGCAGTTGTTGGTGGTAAAGCATTAGCTGCTTTAGCTTCATCAATTACAAATTTATCTTCCCAAGATGCATTGAATTGGTTCAGTACTGGTCCTCGTTTAGTTTATTTATCTTTAGCTTCGAAATCGATAATGTGCAGTCCCGTGAAAACAACATCCACAGTTAGCGCAAATAATAATTACGGTAATCATAATAAGAATTCTAGTCAAATTAAATTATCAGGCAATGAGACAGATTACAGCATTTTCGATAATGGAGTTCATAGTATCTTATCGTTACTCAGCACTTATCGACTCCCTTTAATTACACGTCCTGTAGTTGGATTACGTTCAAGTGAATGGTTTTTcatgggaaaatgtagaaatcacTCGTTAATATCAAATCCAGACTCTGTCAATATGCAttcattattacagatattctCATGTCATCATGGGGACCTCATATTTCTAGAACCTTTATCCGATTGCACTAAATCTGTTTATCAGAATGAATCATCAAATGAAGCAATTAAAAGTCGATTTTTTGTAGTTACCACTGATATGTTATTACATCATAATTTCTTAGTTGCAGACTCACAAACATGTCAAGCATATCAACAACAACTTGAAATACATGCATTTAGAGTGTCACACTTTCTAGCTGCATGTCATCCTGTTCAAGGTTTAACatatattttaaaacatttagaaGATATTACACATTCATCAAATACTGGACCATCATATATTCCATTGACTAGAACACTTGGACCAATTACTAATCGTTTCAATACTATTGCTATTCAATCGGCTATCTCAAGTATAGCTGCGATTGCTTCTTTAACTATGCATGAAGAATCTAATGATATACCAAATGATCCGTATCAGTTGAATGAAATCCAAccgaaaatattaaattatttaacattacataataataataatactgtctCTACTACCGctacaactactactaattATCATAATAGTAGTAATTATAATTCCATGCATACATCATCAATCGATATTAATGATTCTTATCATTCCGCTAATTGTTTAATCAATACTACTAATTTACATACTCAATCtagtttatcatcatcattatttgcTAGTGAAGTTGATGAAATGAATGCATTATGCGATGAAATTgaagatatttatttttatgtacGTAATGGACATTTTCCAATGCAATCTCATTCATTATCTTCTTTAGTACATCATAATCAACCTCATcattatcatcgtcatcattatGAAAAGAGAAATacatatttgaataataattcatcAGCGCCAATATCTCCacgtttaaataaattaatgactAATACTAATATGACTAATCAATATATAtcgaataaaataatcaataatcaatcaataatcaatGAACATACCATAGAAACTAATAATACaatggaaaataataaaaaatattataaaaatttagaggataattattatcaattaaGTAATTTTCCAGTGAAAATTACTAGTAAAGCACCAGTTTTATTGATTCGTCCTAAACCATGTcatgattatcatcatcatcgaaTAGATGAGAATGAAAGAAAGGGGATTACTCAGTTAACTTATACAACTAATCAACATAATAATtgtcatactactactactactattactgatactactatcactactactactactactattactactactagcactactactgataataataataatagtaatagtaataataataatcaaaagtcAAGTTATTTCAATGTATATGATATGAGTTATGgtaattattcatttactgaAACACCCATTACAATGAAATCATGTCATCAATCCATtcaatcattatcatcaactataaatgaTCATATAATTAAACCTAGTCAAATTGTAGATAGTAAACCATATGTCTTGTCACATACTTTTACCCCaattactactattaataataataataataatagtacttgTCGAAATGGTAGTTCAATGGCATTTACTCCTTTGTTATATTCTTCCACTTCTTGTAATTATCCTAATAATGAAAGTTTCCCTCATTCTACAACAATATATGAACGTGGACGTGTTAGTTTGACTGTACCATCATTGTTACAAGCGAATACAACGATAACAACTGGATATTATTCCACTCAAAATATTAcgaaattgaataataataatagtaataataataataatgccatTTCATGTACATATTTAGTTAGTCAATCTGTTCAACAACCATCATATTCTGGTATGTTTTCATCTTATTGTTCATATCTACCTGGATTAACAACAACATCTTGTTCTAATATAATGAATCGTTCATCGAAGCCAATGTTTACGACATCAGCATTGAATATATCATCATCTAAACATAATTGTATATATGATAGAAATGATAATAACATAGAAGAATGTATTTATGATGAACCAAAGGAAgaatattattcaatatcaACACCAttgaaacaacaacaacaacaatacaaGACTActtgtagtaataataataataatatgaatacaggtgtattaaataattcaacatATGATTATGGATATAATTTGTCTTCATCGAATCATCATAGTAAACGTCATCTTAGTTTATCCTCATCTCACATTCATCCATCTATCAATCGTTCAATGCATGAAAGTAATAACTCTTTGGGAAATGTTTGGACTTCCTCGTTTtctgtcaataataataataataaaaccagTGTTTCCACTACTACGAATATCAGTAAAAGTAGTACTACCTTCCAGTCGATTAGTAATATGTTCAACGACAAAATGACTACTGCAGTCAATTGTATACAAATTATTCCATCAATGAGTATTCCATCAAATGTTATTCCTCATTCAACGATCACTAGtgctactactacaactactattagtaaaaataataacaatgtagGTTATTATTTCACATCACAAGATCAACCTTCTTCTATGACAGCAAGTTTTCGTCATCAATCTGCACAGAATTCCTCCTCATCAATACAACCACCACCACCTATGCCACTGTTATACCCGTCACCAGTAACAACGAGTCACACATCTCGACTGTATCAATCCACTATAATATCTCCATCTATTGACAGGAAACAAATCACTGCACGACCATCGTATAAACATGTGACTTCAACTACAAATTTAGATTTCGGTATGCATCATAATCATTCAACAATTCCTTCACCATTATCCACTATGTTGTTATTACAGTCGCCTAAACTTAAACGTACTGAATTAACTAATTCATCACCAGACACAGGGATCGGTATAGAAAGTACATATGATCAGCAAACTACTCCTTGTACAGGTGGATCTTTTATGCCTTTAAATGCATATCATCATTCATTATCTTCATCAAATATGGCTGTTTGGTTACCATCTGAACAACATTGTCAACAGTGTAATCGAGAAGATTCTATTACTAAACCTTCTACAATTAATAATCGCAATATCAGTTATCATAGTAGTCCACATAAACATTTCACTTCATGCAAATTAACAACTTTTCCTGTACAAAACAATCATTTGATGAATTCCACTATGAATATTATCAATACTACTAGTAATCATAATAGTAATAGAAATCAACAATATGCTTATCAATTTTAA
- a CDS encoding hypothetical protein (EggNog:ENOG41KOG1717~COG:V): protein MNEENNRHINNDNINYNQFMDSMRFTIQDLVQQESCIGSSNYPVDKPSRLVQIECRKPGCRCVLKNEHALAMKIVPGITLVQAEWLLPNSVVSNNEKSRLNHTSQHIVNNTSNNKNAYNQSLPNFNQIKSSCPHSVVLTSCCPSWFELVRRNVIGPSDNGPQICPEVPVWSSCKAVWRAKPKFILLRKDTQCLFATNTQSLTMSSTELLKKDDRSTITLDADNIGILRPGTVLQLIDCRLCRLVHKEDQISYRLSARHRSKPVSMLQCAVVGGKALAALASSITNLSSQDALNWFSTGPRLVYLSLASKSIMCSPVKTTSTVSANNNYGNHNKNSSQIKLSGNETDYSIFDNGVHSILSLLSTYRLPLITRPVVGLRSSEWFFMGKCRNHSLISNPDSVNMHSLLQIFSCHHGDLIFLEPLSDCTKSVYQNESSNEAIKSRFFVVTTDMLLHHNFLVADSQTCQAYQQQLEIHAFRVSHFLAACHPVQGLTYILKHLEDITHSSNTGPSYIPLTRTLGPITNRFNTIAIQSAISSIAAIASLTMHEESNDIPNDPYQLNEIQPKILNYLTLHNNNNTVSTTATTTTNYHNSSNYNSMHTSSIDINDSYHSANCLINTTNLHTQSSLSSSLFASEVDEMNALCDEIEDIYFYVRNGHFPMQSHSLSSLVHHNQPHHYHRHHYEKRNTYLNNNSSAPISPRLNKLMTNTNMTNQYISNKIINNQSIINEHTIETNNTMENNKKYYKNLEDNYYQLSNFPVKITSKAPVLLIRPKPCHDYHHHRIDENERKGITQLTYTTNQHNNCHTTTTTITDTTITTTTTTITTTSTTTDNNNNSNSNNNNQKSSYFNVYDMSYGNYSFTETPITMKSCHQSIQSLSSTINDHIIKPSQIVDSKPYVLSHTFTPITTINNNNNNSTCRNGSSMAFTPLLYSSTSCNYPNNESFPHSTTIYERGRVSLTVPSLLQANTTITTGYYSTQNITKLNNNNSNNNNNAISCTYLVSQSVQQPSYSGMFSSYCSYLPGLTTTSCSNIMNRSSKPMFTTSALNISSSKHNCIYDRNDNNIEECIYDEPKEEYYSISTPLKQQQQQYKTTCSNNNNNMNTGVLNNSTYDYGYNLSSSNHHSKRHLSLSSSHIHPSINRSMHESNNSLGNVWTSSFSVNNNNNKTSVSTTTNISKSSTTFQSISNMFNDKMTTAVNCIQIIPSMSIPSNVIPHSTITSATTTTTISKNNNNVGYYFTSQDQPSSMTASFRHQSAQNSSSSIQPPPPMPLLYPSPVTTSHTSRLYQSTIISPSIDRKQITARPSYKHVTSTTNLDFGMHHNHSTIPSPLSTMLLLQSPKLKRTELTNSSPDTGIGIESTYDQQTTPCTGGSFMPLNAYHHSLSSSNMAVWLPSEQHCQQCNREDSITKPSTINNRNISYHSSPHKHFTSCKLTTFPVQNNHLMNSTMNIINTTSNHNSNRNQQYAYQF from the coding sequence ATGAATGAAGAAAACAATCGtcatataaataatgataatataaattataatcaatttATGGATTCAATGCGTTTTACAATTCAAGATCTTGTTCAACAAGAAAGTTGTATTGGTTCATCAAATTATCCAGTTGATAAACCATCACGTCTTGTTCAAATTGAATGTCGTAAACCAGGATGTCGTTGTGTGCTTAAAAATGAACATGCTCTAGCTATGAAAATTGTACCTGGTATAACATTAGTTCAAGCTGAATGGTTATTACCAAATTCTGTTGtttcaaataatgaaaaatcaCGATTGAATCATACTTCTCAACATATTGTAAATAATACATCTAATAATAAGAATGCTTATAACCAGAGTTTACCAAactttaatcaaattaaatcaTCTTGTCCACATTCTGTTGTTCTTACTTCCTGTTGTCCATCTTGGTTCGAATTAGTACGAAGAAATGTTATTGGACCATCCGATAATGGGCCTCAAATCTGTCCAGAAGTTCCTGTTTGGTCAAGTTGTAAAGCAGTTTGGCGAGCCAAACCAAAATTTATTCTATTAAGAAAAGATACTCAGTGTTTATTTGCAACTAATACTCAGTCACTTACCATGAGTTCAACTGAACTACTTAAAAAGGATGATCGTTCCACTATAACATTAGATGCAGATAATATTGGTATTCTTCGACCTGGAACTGTATTACAACTAATTGATTGTCGACTGTGTCGTCTTGTACACAAAGAAGATCAAATTTCTTATCGGCTTTCTGCGCGTCATCGTTCAAAACCAGTTTCTATGCTTCAATGTGCAGTTGTTGGTGGTAAAGCATTAGCTGCTTTAGCTTCATCAATTACAAATTTATCTTCCCAAGATGCATTGAATTGGTTCAGTACTGGTCCTCGTTTAGTTTATTTATCTTTAGCTTCGAAATCGATAATGTGCAGTCCCGTGAAAACAACATCCACAGTTAGCGCAAATAATAATTACGGTAATCATAATAAGAATTCTAGTCAAATTAAATTATCAGGCAATGAGACAGATTACAGCATTTTCGATAATGGAGTTCATAGTATCTTATCGTTACTCAGCACTTATCGACTCCCTTTAATTACACGTCCTGTAGTTGGATTACGTTCAAGTGAATGGTTTTTcatgggaaaatgtagaaatcacTCGTTAATATCAAATCCAGACTCTGTCAATATGCAttcattattacagatattctCATGTCATCATGGGGACCTCATATTTCTAGAACCTTTATCCGATTGCACTAAATCTGTTTATCAGAATGAATCATCAAATGAAGCAATTAAAAGTCGATTTTTTGTAGTTACCACTGATATGTTATTACATCATAATTTCTTAGTTGCAGACTCACAAACATGTCAAGCATATCAACAACAACTTGAAATACATGCATTTAGAGTGTCACACTTTCTAGCTGCATGTCATCCTGTTCAAGGTTTAACatatattttaaaacatttagaaGATATTACACATTCATCAAATACTGGACCATCATATATTCCATTGACTAGAACACTTGGACCAATTACTAATCGTTTCAATACTATTGCTATTCAATCGGCTATCTCAAGTATAGCTGCGATTGCTTCTTTAACTATGCATGAAGAATCTAATGATATACCAAATGATCCGTATCAGTTGAATGAAATCCAAccgaaaatattaaattatttaacattacataataataataatactgtctCTACTACCGctacaactactactaattATCATAATAGTAGTAATTATAATTCCATGCATACATCATCAATCGATATTAATGATTCTTATCATTCCGCTAATTGTTTAATCAATACTACTAATTTACATACTCAATCtagtttatcatcatcattatttgcTAGTGAAGTTGATGAAATGAATGCATTATGCGATGAAATTgaagatatttatttttatgtacGTAATGGACATTTTCCAATGCAATCTCATTCATTATCTTCTTTAGTACATCATAATCAACCTCATcattatcatcgtcatcattatGAAAAGAGAAATacatatttgaataataattcatcAGCGCCAATATCTCCacgtttaaataaattaatgactAATACTAATATGACTAATCAATATATAtcgaataaaataatcaataatcaatcaataatcaatGAACATACCATAGAAACTAATAATACaatggaaaataataaaaaatattataaaaatttagaggataattattatcaattaaGTAATTTTCCAGTGAAAATTACTAGTAAAGCACCAGTTTTATTGATTCGTCCTAAACCATGTcatgattatcatcatcatcgaaTAGATGAGAATGAAAGAAAGGGGATTACTCAGTTAACTTATACAACTAATCAACATAATAATtgtcatactactactactactattactgatactactatcactactactactactactattactactactagcactactactgataataataataatagtaatagtaataataataatcaaaagtcAAGTTATTTCAATGTATATGATATGAGTTATGgtaattattcatttactgaAACACCCATTACAATGAAATCATGTCATCAATCCATtcaatcattatcatcaactataaatgaTCATATAATTAAACCTAGTCAAATTGTAGATAGTAAACCATATGTCTTGTCACATACTTTTACCCCaattactactattaataataataataataatagtacttgTCGAAATGGTAGTTCAATGGCATTTACTCCTTTGTTATATTCTTCCACTTCTTGTAATTATCCTAATAATGAAAGTTTCCCTCATTCTACAACAATATATGAACGTGGACGTGTTAGTTTGACTGTACCATCATTGTTACAAGCGAATACAACGATAACAACTGGATATTATTCCACTCAAAATATTAcgaaattgaataataataatagtaataataataataatgccatTTCATGTACATATTTAGTTAGTCAATCTGTTCAACAACCATCATATTCTGGTATGTTTTCATCTTATTGTTCATATCTACCTGGATTAACAACAACATCTTGTTCTAATATAATGAATCGTTCATCGAAGCCAATGTTTACGACATCAGCATTGAATATATCATCATCTAAACATAATTGTATATATGATAGAAATGATAATAACATAGAAGAATGTATTTATGATGAACCAAAGGAAgaatattattcaatatcaACACCAttgaaacaacaacaacaacaatacaaGACTActtgtagtaataataataataatatgaatacaggtgtattaaataattcaacatATGATTATGGATATAATTTGTCTTCATCGAATCATCATAGTAAACGTCATCTTAGTTTATCCTCATCTCACATTCATCCATCTATCAATCGTTCAATGCATGAAAGTAATAACTCTTTGGGAAATGTTTGGACTTCCTCGTTTtctgtcaataataataataataaaaccagTGTTTCCACTACTACGAATATCAGTAAAAGTAGTACTACCTTCCAGTCGATTAGTAATATGTTCAACGACAAAATGACTACTGCAGTCAATTGTATACAAATTATTCCATCAATGAGTATTCCATCAAATGTTATTCCTCATTCAACGATCACTAGtgctactactacaactactattagtaaaaataataacaatgtagGTTATTATTTCACATCACAAGATCAACCTTCTTCTATGACAGCAAGTTTTCGTCATCAATCTGCACAGAATTCCTCCTCATCAATACAACCACCACCACCTATGCCACTGTTATACCCGTCACCAGTAACAACGAGTCACACATCTCGACTGTATCAATCCACTATAATATCTCCATCTATTGACAGGAAACAAATCACTGCACGACCATCGTATAAACATGTGACTTCAACTACAAATTTAGATTTCGGTATGCATCATAATCATTCAACAATTCCTTCACCATTATCCACTATGTTGTTATTACAGTCGCCTAAACTTAAACGTACTGAATTAACTAATTCATCACCAGACACAGGGATCGGTATAGAAAGTACATATGATCAGCAAACTACTCCTTGTACAGGTGGATCTTTTATGCCTTTAAATGCATATCATCATTCATTATCTTCATCAAATATGGCTGTTTGGTTACCATCTGAACAACATTGTCAACAGTGTAATCGAGAAGATTCTATTACTAAACCTTCTACAATTAATAATCGCAATATCAGTTATCATAGTAGTCCACATAAACATTTCACTTCATGCAAATTAACAACTTTTCCTGTACAAAACAATCATTTGATGAATTCCACTATGAATATTATCAATACTACTAGTAATCATAATAGTAATAGAAATCAACAATATGCTTATCAATTTTAA